Genomic DNA from Providencia sp. PROV188:
AATTGATAGAATAGCGACTAAAACTGATAGCATTTCTTTGGATTGGTAAAATTCGGGGGAGTAAAATTGACGCATATCAACTTTGAACGATATAATGCTGAAGTTTTCATCATGTAACAAAATGCTTCAGGTACCCATTTAATGGGTTAAATTGAAGCAAAAATAATTATAAGCATTTTATTTTTAAGCTGGAGACTAAATGATTTCCAGCTTTAGTATTTATTCAAATCACTACGATATTTATTCTCTCTAATATTACGTAGAGGGATTTTGCTTTGCATAAATTAAACACCATAGCGTTGAAAGGATTAATATGAAAAAGATCACTAGCGTTGTAATACTATTATGTATTGCAGCATTGACGGGTTGTGTGCGTAATGAAGGATTGCACGGGTATAATAACGAAACATGGAAGAATAAGAATATTCTTAAAGAAAGCAAGGAAGTTGAAAGTAATAAAGCATTAGTCTCTTTCTATAGAATAGATAATCAAGTTGAAGGGAAAACAATTAATATATTTGTGAATAAACAGTACCTCACTTCATTAGAGCCTAATGCGACTAAACAAATTAAATTATGCTCTGGAAACAACAATTTCACTGCATATAAGACAGATGTTAGCGAGCGCTATAATACCAAATTAAACGAAATCGATAATAAGCCACTAGAGCCAGGCAAATCCTATGCATTCTTGGTTACTGAAACCAATGGAACAGTATCATTAAAACCAATGACAGAAAAAGAAGTTAATGAATTTAAAGGGAAAGTTAGCACCCAGGTTCATACTTTACCTCGTGTGGATGTAGCTCAAAGCTGCCAATAATTAACACGATTTTAAACTAAATTTAATTCAATAAATAATTGTCCGATACGAGGCAATGGATAACTATGTCTATTAAAAAAATATCAATTAAAGTTAATAATAGCAAAGAGACGATTGAGCAATATTCTGTTACTGGTGGGGAAAACGGTGCAGGACAATTAAAACAACCACTGCATATTAATGCACAAAAAGATGTAAATTATTTATTAATTGATGAAAGTACACAATTCGCACCAGAAAACATTGCGGTTAAGCGTGTTGATAAAAATCTTGTCATCGCATTTGAAGGCGGCGATGTAGAAAGTCCTGATTTAATTATCGAAAATTACTTTGCTGAGAATGGCGCCATTGGTTATCAAGAAGGCGATGCAAACCTCATTATTGGTCAATATGAAAATGGCCAATACTTCCCATACGTTCCGGAAAGTGCAGTAAAAGCAGATGCAATCAGCCAGTTAGCTGACGGTCAAGCGGCTGGACAAGCTATTGGTGGCGATGCATTACCTCCATTGTGGGCATTTAACCCATGGTGGTTAGCTGCACTGGTTCCTCTTATTGGTATTCCTGCTGTGGCAATCAGTGGCGGCGGTGGTGGTGGCGGTCACTCTAAAGTTGTCGACCATGCACCTATCGCGGGTGATGACTCTGCACATGCAAAACATAATACTCCTGTTACTATCCATGTTACTGCGAATGACAGTGATGTTGATGGCGACTTAAATCCAAACTCTATTCGTATTGTTAAAGAAGGTTCTAAAGGAACCGTGACAATCGGTAAAGATGGAAAGATTATCTATACACCAAATAAAGGTGAATATGGCGTTGATACCATCACTTATGTGGTGAAAGATCGTGCAGGTCATGAGTCGAATGTTGCTACCATCACTGTAAAAATTGACGCGGCTCCAGAAGCGAAAGACGATTCTGCAGCAACCAAAGAATCTAAACCTGTCACCATCGATATGGAAAATAACTACTCCGATAAAGACGGGGATGTTGACCATAGCTCTTTAGCGATTAAAACCAATGGTGGCAAAGGTTTCGCGAAGTTTGTTAATGGTAAGTTAGTGTACCAGCCGAATAAAGGCGAAGTGGGTACTGACACCATCACTTATACCGTGACAGATAAAAACGGTAACGTCTCTGAAGATGCGACGATCACCATCAACATCGATGCGCCACCAGTAGCGAACGACGACTCAGCTAAAGCCAACAAGGCAACGCCAGTTGAATTAGATGTTTTGGATAATGATACCGATCTCGACGGTGATATTGACCCAACAACATTAGTTGTTGTGGGTGAACCAACCAAAGGCACCGTCAAAGTGGTTGATGGTAAGCTGGTGTACACCGCGAACCCAGATGCCATGGGTCAAGATACGATTACGTATCTGGTCAAAGATAAAAATGGCAACGTGTCTAATAAAGCGACTGTGACCATTGATATCACTGAGCCGCCAGTTGCCAATGAAGATAAAGCCGATACTCGCCACAATACCCCAGTTGAAATTGATGTCACAGCGAACGATACTGACCTCGACGGTGATTTAGATAAAAACAGCGTAGTGATCACTCAGCCGGGCACCAAAGGCACCGTGACCATCGGCGAAGATGGCAAGCTGATCTATACCCCAAATCCAGGGGCAACGGGCACAGACACCATCACTTATACCGTGAAAGATAAGAACGGTAACGTCTCCAACGAAGCAACGGTGACTATTAACATTGATGCGCCACCAGTGGCAGGCAATGATGTTGCCGATACGCGCCACAATACGCCCGTTGAAATCGATATCACCGCGAACGATACCGATCTTAATGGTGATCTGGACAAAAACAGCGTAGTGATCACCCAGCCGGGCAGTAAAGGCACGGTCACCATCGGTGAAGATGGCAAGCTGATCTTCACCCCAAATCCAGGGGAAACGGGTACCGACACCATCACTTATACCGTGAAAGATAAGAACGGTAACGTGTCGAATGAAGCGACGGTAACTATCAATATCGATGCACCGCCAGTAGCAGTTGATGATACAGCGGCCACCAAAGAATCGGTGCCGGTGACCATTGACGTGTTGGTCAATGACACCGATTTAGACAAAGATATCGACCCAAGCACGTTGGTGATCAAGACCAATGGCAGCAAAGGGACGGCAACTATTGTTGACGGCAAGTTGGTTTATACCCCACATGCGGGTGAAGTGGGCACGGATACCATCACGTACCAAGTGTTTGATAAAAACGGCAACGTGTCGAATGAAGCGACGGTAACTATCAATATCGATGCACCACCAGTAGCAGTTGATGATACAGCGGCGACCAAAGAATCGGTGCCGGTGACCATTGACGTGTTAGCCAACGACACCGATTTAGACAAAGACATCGACCCAAGCACGCTGGTGATCAAGACCAATGGCAGCAAAGGGACGGCAACTATTGTTGACGGCAAGTTGGTTTATACCCCACATACGGGTGAAGTGGGCACGGATACCATCACGTACCAAGTGTTCGATAAGAACGGTAATGTCTCCAATGAAGCGACGGTGACAGTCGATATCGACGCGGCGCCAGTGGCAGTTGATGACTCAGCAAAAGCCAACAAAGCGACACCTGTTGAGATTGATGTACTCGGTAATGATACTGACTTAGATAATGATATCGATCCAAATACGTTAGCAGTTGTTGAGCAGCCATCACAAGGCACTGTGAGTATTGTGAACGGCAAGCTGGTGTACACACCGAATGCGGATGCGAAGGGTACGGACACCATCACTTACACAGTGAAGGATGCTAACGGTAATGTTTCCAATAAAGCGACCGTGACCATTGTAATCAATGAACCCCCCGTTGCTGGTGATGACCATGGTCAAACTAAGCAAGGTGTTCCGACAATTATTGATGTGTTGATTAATGACAAAGATCCTGATGGAGAGTTGGATAAATCAACCCTGCATATTGAAAAGAATGGCAGCAAAGGTACCGCGACGTTTGATGCAGATGGCAAACTGATTTATACACCAAAACCAGGTGCTACAGGCCAAGATACCATCACTTATACCGTGAAAGATAAGGATGGCAGCATCTCAAATACAGCGACTGTCACTATTGATATTACACCAACGCAAACGACACCGACGGAAGTCTTCGAGAAAGGCTTAAGAACGGATGGAACTGCGGGTGATAAATCGCCTGTGACTGTGCATGGCGTTATTGAGTTATCTAATCCAACAGATAAACCAACAACTCCAAGCGATATTAAGATCATTGAGCCGACAACCAAGCTGACTTCAGGTGGAGAACCTATTTCATGGGAATCTACTGACAATGGTTTTGTGGGTAAAACACCAAATGGAAAAGAAGTGATTTCCGTTAAAGTGACAGATACCCCAACCGCAGATGGCAGCACAAAGGTTAATTATGAAGTTAATCTCAAAGGCCTTGTTGATCATCCAGCAGGCAAAGACTCTCTGAATATTGATTTTGGTGTGAAAAATGGCACCGATGAAGTGAAAACTGAAATCGTGGTTCATGATGATAAGCCTGAAGCCTCGAATGTTGAATTATCAGTAGAACCACCAGTTGAAAATACCTTTTATGCTAACTTGATTATCTCGTTAGATTTGTCCAGTAGCATGGGTAGAGATGATAGTGGTATTCAAGGCGGTAACACTGCATCAGGAATGAAAACGCGATATGACGCTGCATTAGATTCAATTGATAGCGTGTTAAGTAGTTATGAAGAGCGTCTAAACAGCGCTGATGCAGGAGAAGTGCGCGTTAGCATTAATGGTTTTGCTAAGCAAGCATCGGCAATTGGTGGGGCGCCGGGTTACCCAATGGATCAACCATACTGGTGTACCATCTCTGAGGCAAAACAAATTATTGAAGGTTTACGTGGCGCTCAAACGCTACGCCCAGACTGGCATGTTATCGGTGTAGATACTAACTATGATGCAGCATTGCAGCAGGTGATCAGTATTTTCCAAAAAACATCCAGTAGTGGCATGGAACCGATTGATGCAAAAGATATTAATGGAAAACTAGATAACACATTGTTTGTGATTACTGATGGTATTCCGAACTATGGTAACCAAAGCAATAGTCAGGATCCTGTTGCTGGAAATGGTATAGCACCAACATCACCAAATGGTTTTGTCCCAGGAAGCCCAAATACTGATATTGGTGAAGATAGCTGGAAGGCTTTCTTAACAGAAAAAGGTATTCGCTCTGTGGCTATTGGTATTGGTCAAGATATGCTCAATAGCGTGGGTGGTAAAACAGGTGAAGAGTTTATTCAGCCTATCGCTTTTGATGGTCAAAAAGGCCAAAACAACGATGCTAACGACGTTATCGTTCTGAAAGATATGAGCTCTTTAGGTAACATCCTGAGCAAATATGTCCCTAATGAAAACACCATCGAAAGTAGCTTCTCAAAAGCGAATGATGGCAAGGAAACCCTGAGCTTCGGCGCGGATGGCATGAAATCTATCAGCATTGAAGTGGATGGCCACACTTACAAATACGATCCAACAACCAAGGAAATTACGTCGGATAACCTTGATAAGAGCATGTGGGTTGATTTTGGTCAGGGTGAATTAGCCGTTAAAACCGATGCGGGCGGTTTACTCTCTATCTCTTTAGGTGAGAAAAACTTTGGTCACTTAACCTATCGTCCGGGGGCAACACGTCCGACGGGAATGGAGAAAGAGACCTTTACGCTGACGTTAACCGATAACGACGGTACCAACGGTAAGTCATCAATTTCAGTGGGTATCAGTAAGTTAAAAGAGTCAGGTAACACAGGCTTGAATGATACTGATTTAACAGCCCTGAAACTGTTCTCACCAGAAAGTGCAATGGAGTTACATGGAGTAGACACCGATGTCAATGCAACATCAAGTCACTCTACTGGTTTCATGAACTCATCATTAGATGCGTTACAAGAAACTCAGAGCGCCATTATTTAAGGCTAATGATTGAGGGTTACCACGGGTAGCCCTCAATATTTTATTTCGCCAACACCAGTTTTATTTACTTTGTGCCAACTTTATGAAATCTCTAATTAATAGCATCTTAGCGTTATTCTTCGTGAAGATGCTTTTTCTTTCTGCTGTGGCAGATGTGGTTGAATTAAAAAACTTATTAAAAGATTCACTCGATAATGCCCCAGAAGTCCAAGAGGCTTATGCCAATTATCAAGCGGCACAAAGCAACGTTAGTGCAGCGGAAGCTGGGCATTACCCGGTCGTCAGTTTAATGGGAACTCAGCCTCTTGCGCAGCAACACAAATACGAAAGTAACGCGATGGAATCGGGGTTTCACCTTGGTACCAAAGCGACCATGAACATTTATGCTTGGGGTGGAATTGAAGCGGGTGTAGACCGCGAACAGTCCAAGCAAAGTTACTATGAAAACCAATATATTCTTTCTCAAGAAGATATTAGCGTGCGCATCAGTCAGCTTTATTTGCAGGTTTTACGCCACAAGGAAACCCTTGATGTGATTGATGAAAACCTCGTTCGTCATCACCAAATTGAAAAGCAACTGACCTCGATTGTTCAGCATGACTCTGGTCGAATGAGCGAATTAACGCAAGTGAAAGCGCGTACCTTAAAAGTGGAAATGAGCCGCGCTGAAACAGAAAGAAACCTGAATTTAGCCCTGAGCCAATTATCGATTTTGACTCAGCGCCAGCTAACTGTTGACCAATTTGTTGACCCATTCAGAGCCACGACTAGCGGTGCGATTTTAGCCAAATTTCAAGAAGATAATCTAGAAAATAACCCAAGTTATAAAGCCCAAGTGGCCGATGCTCAAAGCCTTGATGCCGAAGTTAAAGTCGCCAGCGCCATGAGAAAGCCAGCCCTGAATTTGGAAGTTAATGCGACGCCAGATAATAGCGAAGTTTTCTTACGTGTTTCTTGGAATATTTTTGACCAAGCGAGCTATTACAGCCAAGCACAGAAAGAGTATGCCCTGTCCGCAGCCAATGAGCGTATTAAAAAAACATTCCGTGAAATTAAAGAGATGAGCCAATCTGCGGCGATCAATATGGCGCAAAGTGAAAAACAAGGAAATATAGCCAAAGCCTATATCGCAGAGCAAAAAGTGGTGATCAGCAACTATGAAAAGCAATTTACGATCAACCGCCGCACTTTGATTGATTTGCTTGATGCGTATAACGAGCTAGCAAGTATTCAAACCAGCGCTGTTATCTTACAAAACGACTTCCGTGACGCGACACTCAATTACCTCAGTGTGCAGGCAAAAATGTCTGCATGGATGAACCAAGAATTGGCTTCTAGATAAATTATGAATATTATTAATAACCTATCTTTAGTTACCAAGCGTTTGGGTTATACCCTTTCACCAGAAATTTTATTAGCACAAACTAAACGCACGGAATCGAAATCTTTTGATTATGCCTCGCTGGCGAGTGTGTTGAACTCACACCAATTTGATAACCAGATCATTGAAATCGATCTGCATAAGATCCCGACGATTGCGGCGCCATTTCTGGTGCTATTAGCAAACAATGAATCGGTAGTGATCAGCAAAATTGAAGATGGCGAACATGGGCGTCATTTTGAGATCTTAACGGAAGAAGGTTTACGTCAAACATTAAGTGTGAAAGATCTGGCAGCGAACTACAGCGGTTACAGCTGGTTTATTAAACGCAATATTCGCTCGGAAACTCGTTCAGAAATCGATAAATACGAAACTAGCGGTTTCTGGAAAGTGATTTGGCGTTATAAAAAATATTACTACCAAGTGATCGTCGCATCATTTG
This window encodes:
- a CDS encoding Ig-like domain-containing protein, giving the protein MSIKKISIKVNNSKETIEQYSVTGGENGAGQLKQPLHINAQKDVNYLLIDESTQFAPENIAVKRVDKNLVIAFEGGDVESPDLIIENYFAENGAIGYQEGDANLIIGQYENGQYFPYVPESAVKADAISQLADGQAAGQAIGGDALPPLWAFNPWWLAALVPLIGIPAVAISGGGGGGGHSKVVDHAPIAGDDSAHAKHNTPVTIHVTANDSDVDGDLNPNSIRIVKEGSKGTVTIGKDGKIIYTPNKGEYGVDTITYVVKDRAGHESNVATITVKIDAAPEAKDDSAATKESKPVTIDMENNYSDKDGDVDHSSLAIKTNGGKGFAKFVNGKLVYQPNKGEVGTDTITYTVTDKNGNVSEDATITINIDAPPVANDDSAKANKATPVELDVLDNDTDLDGDIDPTTLVVVGEPTKGTVKVVDGKLVYTANPDAMGQDTITYLVKDKNGNVSNKATVTIDITEPPVANEDKADTRHNTPVEIDVTANDTDLDGDLDKNSVVITQPGTKGTVTIGEDGKLIYTPNPGATGTDTITYTVKDKNGNVSNEATVTINIDAPPVAGNDVADTRHNTPVEIDITANDTDLNGDLDKNSVVITQPGSKGTVTIGEDGKLIFTPNPGETGTDTITYTVKDKNGNVSNEATVTINIDAPPVAVDDTAATKESVPVTIDVLVNDTDLDKDIDPSTLVIKTNGSKGTATIVDGKLVYTPHAGEVGTDTITYQVFDKNGNVSNEATVTINIDAPPVAVDDTAATKESVPVTIDVLANDTDLDKDIDPSTLVIKTNGSKGTATIVDGKLVYTPHTGEVGTDTITYQVFDKNGNVSNEATVTVDIDAAPVAVDDSAKANKATPVEIDVLGNDTDLDNDIDPNTLAVVEQPSQGTVSIVNGKLVYTPNADAKGTDTITYTVKDANGNVSNKATVTIVINEPPVAGDDHGQTKQGVPTIIDVLINDKDPDGELDKSTLHIEKNGSKGTATFDADGKLIYTPKPGATGQDTITYTVKDKDGSISNTATVTIDITPTQTTPTEVFEKGLRTDGTAGDKSPVTVHGVIELSNPTDKPTTPSDIKIIEPTTKLTSGGEPISWESTDNGFVGKTPNGKEVISVKVTDTPTADGSTKVNYEVNLKGLVDHPAGKDSLNIDFGVKNGTDEVKTEIVVHDDKPEASNVELSVEPPVENTFYANLIISLDLSSSMGRDDSGIQGGNTASGMKTRYDAALDSIDSVLSSYEERLNSADAGEVRVSINGFAKQASAIGGAPGYPMDQPYWCTISEAKQIIEGLRGAQTLRPDWHVIGVDTNYDAALQQVISIFQKTSSSGMEPIDAKDINGKLDNTLFVITDGIPNYGNQSNSQDPVAGNGIAPTSPNGFVPGSPNTDIGEDSWKAFLTEKGIRSVAIGIGQDMLNSVGGKTGEEFIQPIAFDGQKGQNNDANDVIVLKDMSSLGNILSKYVPNENTIESSFSKANDGKETLSFGADGMKSISIEVDGHTYKYDPTTKEITSDNLDKSMWVDFGQGELAVKTDAGGLLSISLGEKNFGHLTYRPGATRPTGMEKETFTLTLTDNDGTNGKSSISVGISKLKESGNTGLNDTDLTALKLFSPESAMELHGVDTDVNATSSHSTGFMNSSLDALQETQSAII
- a CDS encoding OmpA family protein; this translates as MKKITSVVILLCIAALTGCVRNEGLHGYNNETWKNKNILKESKEVESNKALVSFYRIDNQVEGKTINIFVNKQYLTSLEPNATKQIKLCSGNNNFTAYKTDVSERYNTKLNEIDNKPLEPGKSYAFLVTETNGTVSLKPMTEKEVNEFKGKVSTQVHTLPRVDVAQSCQ
- a CDS encoding TolC family protein, with protein sequence MKSLINSILALFFVKMLFLSAVADVVELKNLLKDSLDNAPEVQEAYANYQAAQSNVSAAEAGHYPVVSLMGTQPLAQQHKYESNAMESGFHLGTKATMNIYAWGGIEAGVDREQSKQSYYENQYILSQEDISVRISQLYLQVLRHKETLDVIDENLVRHHQIEKQLTSIVQHDSGRMSELTQVKARTLKVEMSRAETERNLNLALSQLSILTQRQLTVDQFVDPFRATTSGAILAKFQEDNLENNPSYKAQVADAQSLDAEVKVASAMRKPALNLEVNATPDNSEVFLRVSWNIFDQASYYSQAQKEYALSAANERIKKTFREIKEMSQSAAINMAQSEKQGNIAKAYIAEQKVVISNYEKQFTINRRTLIDLLDAYNELASIQTSAVILQNDFRDATLNYLSVQAKMSAWMNQELASR